TTCGAACAGGCCCGCCTGCTGGAACTGCCGCGACCCTGGCATCTATGCGGACAGAGCACCGGCGGGGCAATCGTGGTCGATCACCTGCTGCACCAGGGTGAACGCAGCCCGGCTGACGGCCAGGTGATCCTGCTGGCGCCCCTGGTGCGCCCACGTGCCTGGCACTGGTCGAAACTGAGCTATCGGGTGCTGCGCCACTTCGTCAGCGGCATCGAGCGGCGCTTCAGTGAGAACACCAACGACCCGGCCTTCCTGCCCTTCCTCGAGGCCGACCCGCTGCAGCCACGGCGCCTGCCGACTGCCTGGGTGGGGGCGTTGATGAAGTGGGTCCGGCGTATCGAAGCCGCGCCGCGCAGCACGCGTCAGCCCCTGATCGTGCAGGGCGAGGCGGACGGCACGGTGGACTGGCCCTACAACCTCAAGGTGCTCAAGGCCAAGTTCGCCGAACCGCAGATCCTCATGCTGCCCAAGGCGCGGCATCACCTGGCCAACGAGCTGCCCGGCATTCGCCAGCGCTACTTCGACTTCATCGGCCAGCGCCTGGGCTGATCACTTCAGCTCGGCGGCATTCTGGCCCACGGCCAGGGCGGCGCGTACCGCTGCCACCGCCGCCTTGTAGTAGGCCTGGCCGTCGGCGGATTCGGCGAAGGTGGCGAATTCCTCCAGCTCGGCGTCCGACAGGTCGCGATAGACGTACAGCAGGGTATTGTTGAGGTCTTCGCCGACCTGGTTCATCAAGCGTTGGCGCTGGCCATCGAGCAGGTTCTGCGCCTGGCCGCCACCGAACAGGCCGGGCAGCATCGAGCTCAGGCTGTCGGCCGCCACGCCGGCGATCGCCAGGCTGACCTCGGCGCCGGCTTCGCGGGCCGGCAGGGCCTGGGCCAGGTGGCCGACGATCAGCAGGCGGTTGTCGCTGGCCTGGACCTTGGGCAGGCCCTTGGCATTCTTGGCCAGCTGGTCCTTGCGCGTGGCCAGCAGCTCGGCGGCCACCACCTTGCGCCCCAGCGGTGACTGGAAGAACGCCAGGGCCGGCGAGGGATTCGCCAGGTTGGCGCGCAGCTGCGCCTGGGCCCGGCGGTCCATGGCCTGGGCCTGGAAGCGCTGGTTGCTGTTGTTGACCAGCGCCTGGTAGACGGCAGGCGGCAGGCTGTTGCGGTAGCGCTGCTGGGCAGCGCTCACGGCATCGTTGAAATGGACGCGCTGGTCGGGCCAGCCGGCGGCCTTGTACAACTGTTCGAGGCTGTCCGCCCAGACAGGCATGGTGCAGATCATCAGCAGAAGCAGGGAAAACAGACGGCGCATTCAGGACTCCTGTCGGCAGGCCGCTATTGTCCTAGGCGTGGCGGGGCTTTGTCGAGTCGCCAGCGGCGCTTCCTGACCAAGTGGCGCTGTGCGAGCGATTGGCGAATGGCTATGATGCGCCATGCACACGCCTTTCGAACATCCGCTGCTGTCGACGATCGTCGACGACCTGGCCACCCGTGGCTGGTCGCAGCAACCTCTCTTCCTGCCCGACGCGCTGTCGCGCGCGCTGGCGGCCGAATGCCGTCGCCGTCACGCCGAGGGCGAACTCAACCCGGCCAGCGTCGGTCGCGGCGCCGCGCAGGAGATCCGCGAGGCGATCCGTGGCGACCAGATCCAGTGGCTCGACCCCGGCGAGTCGGAGGTCTGCGACCGCTACCTGGGCGC
This window of the Pseudomonas mosselii genome carries:
- a CDS encoding phospholipase BipL translates to MPASFNPDQLRTSLSPLADRQPLSAQGQAYQRFYGLDLPARSWLGGFQVAGFDLVGQLWLPEQPVATVFLLHGYYDHMGLYRHVIAWALGQGYAVIGCDLPGHGLSSGERASIDDFGIYQQVLDALFEQARLLELPRPWHLCGQSTGGAIVVDHLLHQGERSPADGQVILLAPLVRPRAWHWSKLSYRVLRHFVSGIERRFSENTNDPAFLPFLEADPLQPRRLPTAWVGALMKWVRRIEAAPRSTRQPLIVQGEADGTVDWPYNLKVLKAKFAEPQILMLPKARHHLANELPGIRQRYFDFIGQRLG
- a CDS encoding DUF2059 domain-containing protein — protein: MRRLFSLLLLMICTMPVWADSLEQLYKAAGWPDQRVHFNDAVSAAQQRYRNSLPPAVYQALVNNSNQRFQAQAMDRRAQAQLRANLANPSPALAFFQSPLGRKVVAAELLATRKDQLAKNAKGLPKVQASDNRLLIVGHLAQALPAREAGAEVSLAIAGVAADSLSSMLPGLFGGGQAQNLLDGQRQRLMNQVGEDLNNTLLYVYRDLSDAELEEFATFAESADGQAYYKAAVAAVRAALAVGQNAAELK